The window TGTAGGTAAAAAAGGCTGGTCATAATCTCTTGGGAAAACAAAATTGCTTTGCTCCAGTGGAGTATCTGAATAGGTAATAAAGTTTTGATCAAATCCGACTAGATCTACCAGTATCAATACTCCTAAAGCTACCAATATTAAATTTTCAGAGAACTTAGATTTCAAATACAGCCATAAAGCAGCGACTATCAATCCTACATAAAGCAAGGAGCGAAAAGCATCTGCTTGCATCACTTCAAATCGGTCTTGTCGCAAAGCATCTACGAATCGAGGACCCAATTGCTCACTATCCCGATAGGAATTATCATAGAGACCAGCAAAATCAAAAATTTGATTCCCAAATAGCGCTAGAATAAGTAGGACTGCGCCTAACCCAATTCCTGAAAATTTTAGTGCTTTGAATTTATCTTCCTTATCTCTAGCTCCATTGAATACCTGATACAATCCAACCATAGCCAAAATAGGTATACACAGCTCAATAATTACCTGAATAGAAGTAATCGCACGGAATTTGGAGTACAACGGCACATAGTCTACAAAGAACTGGGTAAGAAAATCAAGGTTTTTACCGTAGGATAATAAAAGCGCTACAATAGTAGCACCGACGGTCCACCATTTGAGTCTTCCTTTAATTAGAAATAGCGCCAAAACAGCTAGGAAAAATACAGTGATACCTATGTAAGCTGGTGCTTCTACAATTGGTTGAGCACCCCAATAAAGAGGAACACTTTGCTGAACAAATTCTAAGGCTTCTGATTTAGGAGCTCCATAAGTGTCCATGATGAATTGAACAGTATTGGAATCTTCATCTGGACGTGCTCCGCTCCCACCGCCAGCAAATCTTGGAATGATCAGATTCCAGCTTTCTGCAATACCATAGCTGTATTGAGTGATATAGTCGTAGTCTAATCCGTTTGTGGATTCCACGTTTCCGCCTTGAGCGTTTATAGTGAGTTCTGAAGGTCCACGTGTACTTTCCTTGCTGTATTCTTGTGTGGCTAACAAATTACCAGCATTCGTTCCTAATGCTAACAAGACAGCAGCAATCATGATTCCTACTGCTTTGAAATAGTGTGGTAAGACACCTCGTTTTACAGCGTCAATAAAGTAAGCGATCCCCATCACAACAGCTGCAATAAGCAGGTAATACGTCATTTGTGGATGATTAGCTTGAAGTTCCAGGGCCATTGCAACCGCGGTTAAGATACCTCCCCACAGGTATTTTCTTTGAAATACTAGAATAAGTCCACTTAAGACTAATGGGAAATATGCAATGGCATGCGCTTTCGCATTATGTCCCACTCCTAAAATGATCACTAAATAAGTCGAAAAACCAAACGCGAAAGCACCTAATAGAGCTATTTTCCAGTTGACACGCAACACTAGCATGAGAATGTAAAAACTGAAAAAATAAAGAAATAGGTAGTCCGCTGGTCTAGGTAGGAATCGGATGGTGCGATCCAGTTGATCTATAAAATCATATTCATAGCGTGCCCCTAATTGGTAAGTAGGCATTCCACCAAATGCTGCATCAGTCCAGTAAATTTCTTCACCGGTAGTTTCTCTATTTTCAATAAGTTGCCGGGCATTACCCTTGTACTGTACGATATCATTTTGATACAATTTTTTACCGCTAAGAACTGGGAAGAAATAGGCTAAGGAAGCAATGATGAAAATCAATAGCACCACAATATGCGGAGCAATTTTTTTAAATGAAATGCGCATTAAAAAGTCAGAATGGTTTGAAATCGAAAATTAATCAATTTCTTCATAGTCGACGTACTCGCCTACTGTTTTCTTAGGATTCTTTTGTCTAGAAGTAGACTTTGAATTAGGAGTATTTACTTGCGTTTTTCCGTTTGTAAAAGGACTGTCGCTAGACGTATTTTGTTGTTTATGGAACTGCTTTTGTACTCGTTGCATAGCCTTGCGTCCTGCCCATGATAGGATAGATTTACCATAATATTTGAGTAATAATCTAACGGCGAGATAAACACCAATAATAATAAGAATGGCCTGTAGTAATTTCAATGACTTATAATTTGCTATAAAATTAGTGTCCTACCCGTTTCATACTCTTTAATAAATCTTAAATTTGGTTTTCATTCGATCCTATGAAACTCAATAAACTAATCGTAATGCTGTGTTTTGCATTACTTGGTTCGCACCTCACGGCTTACGGACAGTATACAGAAACTATAAACACTAATAATCCAGGGCAATCACAAGGTGCCTTTTCAGTAGGTACAAATGTGATTCAGGTAGAAGGATCTGCTTTATATCGCAGTGAAGAGCACGATTTGCTGAATTACCAACGTGATATTAAAGGTCTAGCTTTTCAGATACGTTATGGTTTTTTACTAGAAGAATTAGAGCTCTCTTACTTTGGAACCTTTAATAGTGTTGATGAGACTGTGAATCAAGGTTTTGGACCTATTGAAAGTACTTTTTCAAATTTTTCTCGCAGTACGATAGGCGCAAAATATTTAATTTTTGATCCTATTAAAAAATGGGGAGAACGCAAGGTCAACTTATACAGCTACAAGGATAACCGCAGACTCAAATTAAGAGATTTAGTTCCTGCGGTTTCCATATTTGCAGGGGCTAATTTTGACTTTAGTGATGTCAATTCACTGACTCCACCCTCAGATTCTAAAATCTCTCCGCGTCTTGAGTTGATTACCCAAAACAATTTTGGACCTTGGGTATTTGTCACAAACATAATAGCTGACAGGGTCTCGACTGACTTTCCTTCTTATGAAGGCATATTTACACTCACCCATAGTATCAACTCAAAGTGGGCCGCATTTGGTGAGTTTCAAACTCTGATTTCTGATTTTTATAGCGATGATATAGCCCGCGCTGGCGGTGCCTATCTGATCAACCGCAACTGGCAAGTAGACGCAAGTGCCGCGGTAAATTTTAAGGATACACCTAGTTTTTACCAAGTGAATTTTGGCATGAGCTACCGCCTAGATTTTCATAAAGATCCAGTACCAGCTCAATAAACCTACCCTAGAATAGCATTCATGAGTATTACCGTAAAACGTATATCAAATAAAAAGGATATTAAACAATTTGTGAAGTTCCCCATGGATCTTTACAAAAACAACCCCTATTTCGTCCCTTCCATCATTAAAGATGAAGTGGATAATTTTGACCCAGAAAAAAACCAAGTCTTTCAAAATGCAGATTGCTGGATGTTTCTCGCTTTTCGCGAAAGCGAAATAGTCGGACGTATCGCTGCTATCATTAATCATCTAGAAGTAAATGATCAAGGTAAGCCTAAGATGCGTTTTGGGTGGATGGATATGGTCGATGATATTGAGGTGACAAAGGCGTTGCTGGCAGAAGTGGCCAAAATAGGCAAAGAAAACAACCTTGAGTACATGGAAGGTCCTGTTGGTTTTACCCAAATGGATAAAGCAGGATTATTAGTGGAGGGATTTGACGAGGTAGCCACCATGATCACATGGTACAATCATCCCTACTACAAAGAGCATATGGAACAATTAGGCTTTGTAAAAAGCGCTGAATGGGTAGAGTTCAAATTCATTCCTCCTAACCCGATTCCTGAAAGATTCCACAAATTTGCCGATTTGATCGCTAAGCGGTACGAGTTGACCCAACTCAAGTTCAAAAATATCAAAGAAGTAGAGCCGTATGTGGATGACATGTTTGAATTGCTCAACCAAACCTATTCAAAACTGGTCACTTATGTACCTATACAGCAATATCAAATTGACTTGTACCGGGAGAAATACTTGCCTTTCATCAATCCAGACTTTTTAGAATGTGTGGTGGACAAGGATGGTAAATTAGTCGCCTTTGCGATTACTATGCCTTCATTTTCTGAAGCTTTACAAAAAGCAAATGGTAAATTATTCCCTTTAGGATTTCTTCATTTATTAAAAGCCAAAAAGAAGAATACTCGCGCAGCATTCTATTTGATAGGTATTCATCCGCGATTACAAGGTAAAGGCGTCACCGCAATGATGTTCCGCAATGTGACTCAGAATTTCATGAATTACGGGATTGAAGTTTGTGAAACTAATCCAGAATTAGAAGATAACATCGCGGTTCAAGCCCTATGGAAAGATTATGATCCGACGTTGCACAAACGCAGACGCATCTACCGTAAAGACCTTTAAGTGGACAAACTAGACCCATCTCGCATCCTGTTTGAAGACAATCACTTGATTGCAGTCAATAAACTTTCTGGCGATCTTGTTCAAGGCGATAAAACTGGTGACTCCATTCTTCCTGATCTCATCAAAGAGTACATAGCAGTGAAATACGATAAACCTAGAGCCGTCTATCTAGGCGTTACCCATCGGTTAGATCGACCAACCTCTGGCGCTGTGGTGTTTGCGCGTACTTCTAAAGCATTGACGCGCATGAATAAACTATTCTCTGATCGTGATACAGAGAAGATCTACTGGGCTGTTGTAGAAGGACATGTGACAAAGGATAAAGAAAGTTTGACTCATTACCTAGTGCGCAACCCTAAGCAAAATAAAAGCTACGCCCACGATCATGAAGTTCCTAACTCAAAAAAGGCGACACTGCATTACCAATTGCTCCAACGTATGGACAATTACAGCCTGCTAGAAATAAAATTAGAAACAGGCAGGCACCACCAAATACGCTCACAGCTAAGCAAAATAGGCTTTGCTATAAAAGGAGATTTGAAATATGGTGCGAGACGCAGTAACAAGGATGCGAGCATACATTTACACGCAAGATCCTTATCTTTCATACATCCAGTGCGCAAGGAACCCGTAACATTTACGGCACCGGTTCCAGTTCATGACGCCATCTGGAATGCTATTGATAAGAATTTATGACACCTAAACAAGTACACCAGCTACAACTCGATTTTTTCAAGAAAAGAATCACCTTTGATTTTTCTTACCGTATCAAGGCCTTAGAAAAGTTAAAAAAAGTTTTACTAGAAAGAGAACAAAAGGTATACGAAGCCTTGAAGGCCGATTTGCGTAAAAGCGAATTCGAATCCTACGTATCTGAATTTCAAACCGTGATGGCGGAGTTGGATAGATACATAAAAAACACAGCCAAGTGGGCCCGACCTCAAAAGGTGAGCTCCACCCTACTTAACTTCCCTTCTAAGGCAAGAAGACACCCGGAGCCTTATGGAAATACACTTATCATCTCGCCATGGAATTACCCTTTTCAATTAGCAATGTCGCCCTTGATAGGAGCTATTGCGGCTGGAAATACAGTGGTTTTAAAACCCAGCGAATTTTCCACTGCCACCAGTGATATATTAAAAGAGATATGTAAAGAAAGTTTTGAAGCGAATCACGTGACTGTTGTTTTAGGTGATGGTGAGACTGCACAAGAGTTAACCGCGCTCAAATGGGACTATATCTTTTTTACCGGCAGCCCTGGCGTTGGTCAAAAAATTTATGAAGCTGCTGCAAAACATTTGACACCTGTAACTTTAGAATTAGGCGGTAAAAATCCAGCGGTAGTTCATGAAAGTGCAAATTTGAAGGTGTGTGCAAAACGCATTGTATGGGCAAAGTTCCTCAATAGTGGGCAGACTTGTATAGCGCCAGATTATATTCTAGTACATGAGTCTGTGAAAAATGACTTGGTACGCTTACTCAAAGAGACGATCACTGATTTTTTTGGGGAAAATCCTAAGGAATCTGCGGATTATCCACGTTTGATAAGAGAGAAACATTTTGAGGCATTACTGGAAATGATGGAGGACTCACAAGTAATTACTGGTGGCACTCATGACAAGTCTGATCTCTACATAGCTCCTACCTTGCTGGATGAACCTAGCCGAGAAAGTAAAGTGATGCAAGACGAGATTTTTGGTCCCTTACTTCCTCTTATTTCCTATCAAAACAAGGCAGAGGTAGAGCAATGGATCACTAGTTATGACAAACCCTTAGGGGCATATGTGTATACTGGCGATAAAGATTTTAGCCGTTGGTTTATCAATAGATTTTCATTTGGTGGTGGAGCGGTTAACGATAGTATCGTTCAATTTTTGAATGAGAAATTGCCCTTCGGTGGTGTGGGGACCAGCGGGATAGGCAGTTATCATGGCAAGAAAACTTTTGAAACCTTCAGCCACTATAAAAGTGTTGTGTACCGCGGCACTTGGCTTGACATTCCGTTAAAATACCCACCTTACACGATAAGTCTTTCGCTGGTAAAAAAAGCTTTTCGCTGGATTTGAAATAGGTTTAATAGCTTTTCATACTAGGTTCCCCAGCTTGCAAATAAAAGGTTAAGTTGATGTTATTTCGCTTTCGCGAAAGCGAACTTCCTTTATCTTTAAAACAAAAAGTCATGATCAAAGAAGGAACCAAAGTAAAATGGAGCTGGGGAAATGGGACGGCTGAAGGAACGGTTCAATCCACCTTTGTCAAAAAAGTGACTCGAACCATCAAAGGAAATGAGGTTACTCGTGAAGGTGAAGAAGGCAATAAAGCGTTGTATATTAAACAAGAAGATGGCGATGCTGTATTGAAGCTGGAAAGTGAAGTAGAAAGAGTAGACTAAAATAAGAGAATGAGCAATACCCTAATTTATAGCGGAATGACTGAATTCTTGATTCTATCCACAGTGGTAGGATTAGTGATTTATGGATTTCAACAATTTTCAGATTCTGGAGATCGTATGGCTATTAAGGTGCGCAAGGATGGCAGTCGCGAGTACGAAAGGGTATCTGCTGAGCCTGATACCACTTTGCCTCTTTGGATAAAGATTTTAATTTTTATAATTATCGCCGGTGTGCTATTTATGCCACTGGATTTCATACTTAACCGATCTTAATTATGGCAGAAATCATCAAACTTTACGAAGAAAAAACCGACCAAAAACAGCTGCGCAGGATTGCAAAAGCTATGAAAGAAGGTGCATTAGTCATTTACCCAACAGATACTGTTTATGGACTAGGTTGCGACATTACAAATAAGGAAGCTATTGAAAAGATCGCTCGCATCAAAGGAGTAAAATCAGACAAAGCCAACTTTTCCTTTATTTGTGATAGCTTAAGCAATTTGAGCGATTATACCAGTCAAATCGATTCTGGAACTTTCAAGCTTTTGAAGCGTAATTTGCCTGGGCCGTATACGTTCATTCTATCAGGAAACAACAATTTACCTGGAATATTCAAAAAGAAAAAAACGGTAGGTATACGCGTTCCAGATAATGCCATCGCCATTGGTTTAGTAAAAGAGTTAGGTAATCCTATTATTTCAACCTCTATTAAGGACGATGATGAAGTGTTGGAATATACCACAGACCCTAGTTTGATTGCAGAGAAATGGGACAAATTAGTAGACATAGTTATTGATGCTGGATTTGGAGGGAATATAGGATCTACAGTAATTGATTTGACCACTCCTGAACCTACATTGATACGAGAAGGAAAAGGAAGCACAGAACTTTAATCCCCAGTCTTAAGATACTAGCAAGCCTCTATTTTTAGAGGCTTTTTTATGTTTAAATAAAAGCAAATTCACAAAGCTTTACATATTTGAACTTGGAGATACGGCTATATTAGGTAAAACTTAAAATTAAAAAATGCCTTACTTAGAAAAAACAACTGCAAATAACGAGTCCAATATATCCATCTATTATGAAGACTACGGAATGGGAAAACCCATCATCTTAATTCACGGGTGGCCTTTAAGTGGTGATATGTGGGAATATCAAGTACCTGCGTTGATTGAAGCGGGACATCGTGTTATTACTTATGATCGTCGAGGTTTTGGTAAATCTTCAAGACCGTATGATGGTTATACCTATGAAAGTATGGCAGAGGACCTGCACAGTTTGATAAAAAAGCTAAGTCTTGAAAATGTCACTCTCGTAGGCTTTTCAATGGGCGGCGGTGAATTAGGCAAATATGTGGAAATGTTTGGAACTCATCATATTTCAAACTTGATTTTCATAAGT of the Nonlabens marinus S1-08 genome contains:
- a CDS encoding aldehyde dehydrogenase; translation: MTPKQVHQLQLDFFKKRITFDFSYRIKALEKLKKVLLEREQKVYEALKADLRKSEFESYVSEFQTVMAELDRYIKNTAKWARPQKVSSTLLNFPSKARRHPEPYGNTLIISPWNYPFQLAMSPLIGAIAAGNTVVLKPSEFSTATSDILKEICKESFEANHVTVVLGDGETAQELTALKWDYIFFTGSPGVGQKIYEAAAKHLTPVTLELGGKNPAVVHESANLKVCAKRIVWAKFLNSGQTCIAPDYILVHESVKNDLVRLLKETITDFFGENPKESADYPRLIREKHFEALLEMMEDSQVITGGTHDKSDLYIAPTLLDEPSRESKVMQDEIFGPLLPLISYQNKAEVEQWITSYDKPLGAYVYTGDKDFSRWFINRFSFGGGAVNDSIVQFLNEKLPFGGVGTSGIGSYHGKKTFETFSHYKSVVYRGTWLDIPLKYPPYTISLSLVKKAFRWI
- a CDS encoding RluA family pseudouridine synthase yields the protein MDKLDPSRILFEDNHLIAVNKLSGDLVQGDKTGDSILPDLIKEYIAVKYDKPRAVYLGVTHRLDRPTSGAVVFARTSKALTRMNKLFSDRDTEKIYWAVVEGHVTKDKESLTHYLVRNPKQNKSYAHDHEVPNSKKATLHYQLLQRMDNYSLLEIKLETGRHHQIRSQLSKIGFAIKGDLKYGARRSNKDASIHLHARSLSFIHPVRKEPVTFTAPVPVHDAIWNAIDKNL
- a CDS encoding hypervirulence associated TUDOR domain-containing protein: MIKEGTKVKWSWGNGTAEGTVQSTFVKKVTRTIKGNEVTREGEEGNKALYIKQEDGDAVLKLESEVERVD
- a CDS encoding transporter, with amino-acid sequence MKLNKLIVMLCFALLGSHLTAYGQYTETINTNNPGQSQGAFSVGTNVIQVEGSALYRSEEHDLLNYQRDIKGLAFQIRYGFLLEELELSYFGTFNSVDETVNQGFGPIESTFSNFSRSTIGAKYLIFDPIKKWGERKVNLYSYKDNRRLKLRDLVPAVSIFAGANFDFSDVNSLTPPSDSKISPRLELITQNNFGPWVFVTNIIADRVSTDFPSYEGIFTLTHSINSKWAAFGEFQTLISDFYSDDIARAGGAYLINRNWQVDASAAVNFKDTPSFYQVNFGMSYRLDFHKDPVPAQ
- a CDS encoding DUF4834 family protein, which produces MKLLQAILIIIGVYLAVRLLLKYYGKSILSWAGRKAMQRVQKQFHKQQNTSSDSPFTNGKTQVNTPNSKSTSRQKNPKKTVGEYVDYEEID
- a CDS encoding YfhO family protein encodes the protein MRISFKKIAPHIVVLLIFIIASLAYFFPVLSGKKLYQNDIVQYKGNARQLIENRETTGEEIYWTDAAFGGMPTYQLGARYEYDFIDQLDRTIRFLPRPADYLFLYFFSFYILMLVLRVNWKIALLGAFAFGFSTYLVIILGVGHNAKAHAIAYFPLVLSGLILVFQRKYLWGGILTAVAMALELQANHPQMTYYLLIAAVVMGIAYFIDAVKRGVLPHYFKAVGIMIAAVLLALGTNAGNLLATQEYSKESTRGPSELTINAQGGNVESTNGLDYDYITQYSYGIAESWNLIIPRFAGGGSGARPDEDSNTVQFIMDTYGAPKSEALEFVQQSVPLYWGAQPIVEAPAYIGITVFFLAVLALFLIKGRLKWWTVGATIVALLLSYGKNLDFLTQFFVDYVPLYSKFRAITSIQVIIELCIPILAMVGLYQVFNGARDKEDKFKALKFSGIGLGAVLLILALFGNQIFDFAGLYDNSYRDSEQLGPRFVDALRQDRFEVMQADAFRSLLYVGLIVAALWLYLKSKFSENLILVALGVLILVDLVGFDQNFITYSDTPLEQSNFVFPRDYDQPFLPTSADRVISEDEGFYRVYDLLVDPFNSGRGPYFHRSLGGYHGAKPKRIEDLADFYLREDNGAFIPGINEQNHEILNMFNVKYILTADEMQVQVTENPENLGPAWFVNKVETVPNADQEILALKKLDGKNLAIIQQDQKDYIGLGEIAQDSTAAITLESFSPEKLVYTSTSSQPGLTVFSEAYYPYGWKATIDGNEVPIAKVNYALRGLNVSPGEHEIVFTFEPEVVATGNAVMLASNILLGLLILGSAVFWYRKNR
- a CDS encoding L-threonylcarbamoyladenylate synthase, which codes for MAEIIKLYEEKTDQKQLRRIAKAMKEGALVIYPTDTVYGLGCDITNKEAIEKIARIKGVKSDKANFSFICDSLSNLSDYTSQIDSGTFKLLKRNLPGPYTFILSGNNNLPGIFKKKKTVGIRVPDNAIAIGLVKELGNPIISTSIKDDDEVLEYTTDPSLIAEKWDKLVDIVIDAGFGGNIGSTVIDLTTPEPTLIREGKGSTEL